A part of Sinorhizobium chiapasense genomic DNA contains:
- a CDS encoding TonB-dependent siderophore receptor: MQNNGNGVRLKDVLAGGMAFAALLLAGAAQAQDGSASALERLVVEGGTPANGSATGPVDGYVAKATSTGSKTATPVTAIPQSVSVVGRQELDDRGVVNKIDEALRYTPGVATEPFGTDADTDWFYIRGFNASQTGVFLDGLSLYSFGFGGFQIDPFMLERVEVLKGPASVLYGGANPGGIINLISKRPLDGPFHYAEIGINDDGNAFTGFDLNDSLTEDGTVRYRLTGKVAGGDNYSNFSEDLRGFVLPQITYAPDDASSLTVYGLLQGLDQVHVGNGFLPYVGTVVDAPFGKIDRDAFYGEPDLDEGTYAQQMIGYEAKHELESGWTFTQNARYAHLHKHEQGPYTFGYVGGTPTGPDYLLNRIGFEATSKVDSFAIDNRVENEFDLGGTNHALLAGLDYKYYRLDHIQACCGATPISATDPVYGVPQGPNFVYLNQVVTLQQLGVYAQDQIRFGDGWLVTLNGRYDYVDTDIKNGTTAFSGPSNFSYDDGALSGRAGLAYEFENGLTPYVSVATFFNPLIGNRDANPDPAVVTLVPLKPEEGYQYEAGIKYAPTFIDGLFTASLFEITKQNVQVTDILGLSTQFGEVRSRGIELEAKVNLDENWRLISAFSYTDLEITEDTNPSLIGKTPYIVPETQAAVWLDYTLTSGVLEGMSLGAGVRYQGESWADAANTKKVPDATLVDAAIRYEKNDWAASLNVANLFDKEYVNGCQGLETCGYGEGRTITLKLSKTW, from the coding sequence ATGCAGAACAATGGCAACGGGGTGCGTTTGAAGGACGTATTGGCGGGCGGGATGGCATTTGCCGCACTGCTGCTCGCCGGGGCGGCGCAAGCGCAGGACGGTAGTGCCTCGGCGCTTGAAAGACTGGTGGTCGAAGGCGGCACACCTGCGAACGGCAGCGCCACAGGTCCTGTCGACGGCTACGTGGCCAAGGCGACCTCGACCGGATCCAAGACGGCAACGCCGGTCACCGCCATTCCGCAATCCGTCTCCGTCGTCGGGCGCCAGGAGCTCGACGATCGCGGCGTCGTCAACAAGATCGACGAGGCTTTGCGCTACACGCCCGGCGTTGCCACCGAGCCTTTCGGCACCGACGCCGACACGGACTGGTTCTACATTCGAGGGTTCAATGCGAGCCAAACGGGCGTGTTCCTCGACGGGCTGTCGCTCTACAGCTTCGGCTTCGGCGGCTTCCAGATCGATCCCTTCATGCTGGAACGAGTCGAGGTGCTGAAGGGTCCGGCATCGGTGCTCTATGGCGGCGCCAATCCGGGCGGTATCATCAACCTGATCAGCAAGCGGCCCCTGGACGGGCCTTTCCACTATGCCGAAATCGGCATCAACGACGACGGCAATGCCTTCACCGGCTTCGATCTCAACGACAGCCTGACAGAGGACGGCACTGTTCGCTATCGTTTGACCGGCAAGGTCGCGGGCGGCGACAATTATTCCAACTTCTCCGAGGATCTGCGCGGCTTCGTCCTGCCGCAGATCACCTACGCCCCGGACGATGCCTCGAGCCTGACCGTCTACGGTCTCTTGCAGGGGCTCGACCAGGTACATGTCGGCAATGGTTTCCTTCCCTATGTGGGAACCGTCGTCGATGCGCCGTTCGGCAAGATCGACCGCGACGCATTCTACGGAGAGCCCGATCTCGACGAAGGGACCTACGCCCAGCAGATGATCGGTTACGAGGCGAAACACGAGCTTGAGAGTGGTTGGACCTTCACCCAGAACGCCCGCTACGCCCATCTCCACAAGCACGAGCAAGGCCCCTACACTTTCGGCTATGTCGGCGGCACGCCGACCGGTCCCGACTACCTCCTCAACCGCATCGGCTTCGAGGCAACGTCGAAGGTCGACAGCTTCGCGATCGACAACCGGGTGGAGAACGAATTTGATCTCGGCGGCACGAACCACGCTTTGCTCGCCGGCCTCGACTACAAATATTACCGTCTCGACCACATCCAGGCATGCTGCGGGGCGACGCCGATCAGTGCGACCGACCCGGTCTATGGCGTGCCGCAGGGGCCGAACTTCGTCTACCTGAACCAGGTCGTGACGCTGCAGCAGCTCGGCGTCTATGCGCAGGACCAGATTCGCTTCGGCGATGGCTGGCTCGTCACCCTTAACGGCCGTTACGACTACGTCGATACAGACATCAAGAATGGCACTACCGCCTTCTCCGGCCCCTCCAACTTCTCGTACGATGACGGCGCACTCAGCGGTCGCGCCGGTCTCGCTTATGAGTTCGAGAACGGGCTTACGCCCTATGTAAGCGTTGCCACGTTCTTCAACCCGCTCATCGGCAACCGCGACGCGAACCCCGATCCGGCAGTCGTGACGCTGGTGCCGTTGAAACCGGAAGAGGGTTACCAGTATGAGGCGGGCATCAAATATGCACCGACATTCATCGACGGGCTGTTCACTGCCTCCCTCTTCGAGATAACCAAGCAGAATGTCCAGGTGACAGATATCCTTGGTCTCTCCACGCAGTTCGGCGAGGTGCGCTCGCGCGGGATCGAGCTCGAAGCCAAGGTCAACCTCGACGAAAACTGGCGGCTGATCTCGGCCTTCAGCTATACCGACCTCGAGATCACGGAAGACACCAACCCGTCGCTCATCGGCAAAACGCCCTATATCGTCCCCGAAACGCAGGCGGCGGTATGGCTCGATTACACTCTCACGAGTGGCGTGCTCGAAGGCATGAGCCTCGGCGCGGGCGTGCGTTACCAAGGAGAATCCTGGGCTGACGCGGCTAATACGAAGAAGGTGCCGGACGCCACGCTCGTCGATGCCGCCATCCGCTACGAGAAAAACGACTGGGCCGCCTCCCTCAATGTCGCTAACCTCTTCGACAAGGAATATGTCAACGGATGCCAGGGTCTCGAGACCTGCGGCTACGGCGAAGGCCGGACGATCACGCTGAAGCTCAGCAAGACGTGGTAA
- a CDS encoding helix-turn-helix transcriptional regulator produces MSINLDGLFQTLAPLVDGGPLEDQAVGGAFRRLMSTLMNFDYVVVFAYRGKERPIDLYSTFDAKDHVLFVSLYQAGPYLLDPFYHAACAPKPGVWRMRELAPDRFFSSEYYRTYYVQTGLAEEVGFFVPISDEITVVLSLMRREATGTFSAAEFALLKKGEPLVAALVRHHWADLGRRFDVALAKTGRGRRKAAHPPADGVWQHLNLTEREAAIIELVLQGHSSESIGLRLGISTGTVKVHRRNVYRKLGISSQTQLLSLYIKNLGQ; encoded by the coding sequence TTGAGTATCAACCTCGATGGGCTTTTTCAGACGCTGGCGCCCCTGGTCGACGGCGGACCGCTGGAGGATCAGGCCGTCGGCGGCGCATTTCGCCGGCTGATGTCGACCCTGATGAACTTCGATTATGTCGTTGTCTTCGCCTATCGCGGCAAGGAGCGTCCGATCGATCTCTACAGCACCTTCGACGCGAAGGATCACGTTCTTTTTGTCAGCCTTTATCAGGCCGGGCCGTACCTTCTCGATCCCTTCTATCATGCCGCTTGTGCGCCGAAGCCTGGCGTCTGGCGCATGCGGGAACTGGCGCCGGATCGCTTTTTCTCCAGCGAATACTACCGCACCTATTACGTCCAGACCGGGCTTGCGGAAGAGGTCGGCTTCTTCGTGCCGATCAGCGATGAAATCACTGTCGTCCTCTCGCTGATGCGGCGCGAGGCGACGGGCACCTTCAGCGCGGCGGAATTTGCTCTGCTCAAGAAGGGGGAGCCGCTGGTGGCGGCGTTGGTGCGTCATCACTGGGCCGATCTCGGCCGCCGTTTCGACGTGGCGCTGGCGAAGACAGGGCGGGGCCGGCGGAAGGCGGCGCATCCGCCCGCCGATGGCGTCTGGCAACACCTGAACCTGACCGAAAGGGAGGCGGCGATCATCGAATTGGTGCTTCAGGGGCATTCGTCGGAGTCGATCGGACTCAGGCTCGGCATCTCGACGGGCACGGTGAAGGTTCACCGACGCAACGTCTATCGCAAGCTTGGCATCTCCTCTCAGACCCAGCTTCTTTCGCTCTACATCAAGAATCTCGGTCAGTAG
- a CDS encoding low temperature requirement protein A — MSETPPANPHSLAHHVARMSGRDPHEVHRAATPLELLFDLTFVIAFSLAAAQLAHLLAEGHVKAGLIGFGFATFAICWAWVNFSWFASAYDTDDWVFRCVTMVQMAGVLILAIGLPPMFESIDKGENLNNGIMVLGYVVMRVAMVFQWLRAAREDPLRRKACTTYAAAVSIAQIGWAVLIFIDFSLLVTLAFVIVLTMVEMAGPVIAESLQGGTPWHAHHIAERYGLLAIIALGEGVVGTVASVTAVVEGHGWNLDVVLVCVAGTGLTFGMWWIYFTLPSAEILHKFRKRAFVWSYGHMVIFAAIVATGAGLHVAAYYIEHKAHISSVAAVLTVAVPVAVYIGSIYAMYVYLVRAMERRHIWQFCATVLVLAASVGAAMAGIDMAVCLIILMFAPVITIVGYERAGHRHKARSLERALGGEQGAH; from the coding sequence ATGTCCGAGACCCCGCCAGCCAACCCGCATTCGCTTGCGCATCATGTTGCCAGGATGAGCGGGCGGGATCCGCACGAGGTGCATCGCGCTGCCACGCCGCTGGAACTGCTCTTCGACCTGACCTTCGTCATCGCCTTCAGTCTTGCTGCCGCGCAGCTTGCCCATCTCCTTGCCGAGGGGCATGTCAAGGCCGGGCTGATCGGCTTCGGCTTTGCGACCTTCGCGATCTGCTGGGCCTGGGTGAACTTTTCCTGGTTCGCTTCCGCCTACGACACCGACGACTGGGTGTTTCGGTGCGTGACGATGGTGCAGATGGCCGGCGTGCTCATTCTCGCCATCGGGCTACCGCCGATGTTCGAGTCGATCGACAAGGGCGAAAATCTGAACAACGGCATCATGGTGCTTGGCTATGTCGTGATGCGGGTCGCCATGGTGTTCCAATGGCTGAGGGCCGCGCGGGAAGATCCGCTCCGCCGCAAGGCCTGCACCACCTATGCGGCGGCAGTCTCCATTGCCCAGATCGGCTGGGCAGTGCTGATCTTCATCGATTTCTCCCTGCTTGTGACGCTTGCCTTCGTTATCGTCCTGACTATGGTCGAGATGGCCGGTCCGGTGATCGCGGAGTCGCTGCAGGGCGGTACGCCCTGGCACGCGCACCATATCGCCGAGCGCTACGGCCTGCTTGCGATCATCGCGCTCGGCGAAGGCGTGGTCGGAACCGTCGCCTCAGTGACCGCCGTCGTCGAAGGGCACGGTTGGAACCTTGACGTGGTGCTGGTCTGCGTCGCCGGCACCGGGCTGACCTTCGGTATGTGGTGGATCTACTTCACGCTCCCGAGCGCGGAAATCCTTCACAAGTTTCGCAAGCGCGCCTTCGTCTGGAGTTATGGGCACATGGTGATCTTCGCCGCCATCGTTGCGACGGGCGCAGGCCTGCACGTCGCTGCCTACTATATCGAGCACAAGGCGCATATCTCGTCCGTCGCCGCGGTGCTGACCGTCGCCGTTCCCGTCGCCGTCTACATAGGCTCGATTTACGCCATGTACGTCTATCTGGTCAGGGCGATGGAGCGCCGGCACATCTGGCAGTTCTGTGCCACGGTCCTGGTGCTGGCCGCCTCCGTGGGGGCTGCGATGGCGGGTATCGACATGGCGGTCTGCCTCATCATTCTGATGTTCGCGCCGGTCATCACCATCGTTGGTTACGAACGCGCCGGCCATCGCCACAAGGCGCGATCGCTCGAACGCGCGCTCGGGGGAGAGCAGGGCGCGCATTGA